A single region of the Nocardioides aquaticus genome encodes:
- a CDS encoding flavodoxin family protein → MTTLLVVHHSPTRGTAALAEAALAGTRDEAIEGVEVLERSALEATADDVLGSDGVLLGTPANFGYMSGALKHFFDTVFLEVGGALSDDGSAAGAAGAGRKPWGLWVHGRYDTVGAVRAVEGIVAALPWTQAAPVLEVLGDVGEADRGAAYELGATLAALLSG, encoded by the coding sequence GTGACGACGCTCCTGGTGGTCCACCACTCCCCCACCCGCGGCACGGCCGCGCTGGCCGAGGCCGCCCTGGCGGGGACCCGCGACGAGGCGATCGAGGGCGTCGAGGTGCTCGAGCGGTCCGCGCTGGAGGCCACGGCCGACGACGTGCTCGGCTCCGACGGGGTGCTGCTCGGGACGCCGGCCAACTTCGGCTACATGAGTGGCGCGCTGAAGCACTTCTTCGACACGGTGTTCCTCGAGGTGGGCGGGGCGCTCTCCGACGACGGCTCGGCGGCCGGGGCGGCCGGCGCCGGGCGCAAGCCGTGGGGACTGTGGGTGCACGGCCGGTACGACACCGTCGGCGCGGTCCGGGCCGTGGAGGGCATCGTCGCGGCACTGCCCTGGACGCAGGCCGCCCCGGTCCTCGAGGTGCTCGGCGACGTGGGCGAGGCCGACCGGGGTGCGGCCTACGAGCTCGGGGCCACGCTGGCCGCGCTGCTCTCCGGCTGA